A genomic segment from Nicotiana sylvestris chromosome 1, ASM39365v2, whole genome shotgun sequence encodes:
- the LOC138877024 gene encoding uncharacterized protein, which produces MANQEFEASIVDPSKEVEESEVNLRDELYKLKQQMAEMYQAWVKGHPPPVYPANPAFIPPLAQPQELPTGGQVSVAYKDLCLFPDVQLSAGFKMPKFDLYDGHDDPMAHLKGFCSKMRGAGGKDELLMAYFSQSLSGSALEWWREQVARVDPPMKESEMVDYFLHALEPAYYGHLVSTIGKSFNEVVKMSNMVKEGLKTNKIMSYSTIKVTTQAIQSGTGGVIGKKKKEDVAMIDSGAWFRPRGSPHHYHQSRPHHQTYPYTPYNPPQHYYAPPDPHFSVHHAQTYSQPPAHAQWRALVPQNTYPTPQNAYLSLRAYGNPPGSGFRPNQEFKNERLQKKKAFTPLGESYTSLFHRLRQLGMLSPIEPKLPNPPQRNLDHSMSCEYYFGALGHDIEKCWQLKTAIQELIDTNRIEVQAPEVPNINQNPLPAYPETNMIKIVHRGGDPKKASQTVMMIRSSEVRLVEKPTSEKSVIRLTGANSEQSAVIKKGTPSDVAVKQERAKVVVPGVANKPILIMEGAHTDHVIIKPILNEAHVPDKISVNHLEKIDNKIFKVNRVTFSDHELLVEGTEHNRALYLTVKYNDSVVTRVLVDYGSSANICPLSTLNKLNVDDERIHKNSICIRGFNDGGKDSVRDIVLELTIGPVEFTMEFQVLDVAVYYNLMLGRPWIHAAKEVLSTLHQMGPWVYPVFDTVSVEKIPEGKCVPTLKVVVASVMVAVEMLKNGFVPGKGLGASLQGIVQPVSLLKNLDTFGLGFKPTVADIKRARKLKQRAWVLPKPIQRLYRSFFRPSTKKRPATAVPSSVVAPDKEFLEKFEKLLDDMNMVEAGEGSSK; this is translated from the exons atggccaaccaggaatttgaggcaagtattgtcgatccgtcaaaagaggtggaagaatcagAGGTTAATCTGAGAGATGAGTTGTATAagttgaagcagcagatggctgaaatgtaccaagcatgggtaaaagggcacccaccgccagtttaccccgccaaccctgcttttatcccgccattggctcagCCCCAGGAACTTCCCACT ggaggtcaagtaagtgtggcttacaaagatctatgtctatttcctGATGTGCAATTGTCGGCAggatttaagatgcccaagtttgatctgtatgaTGGGCACGATGATCCAATGGCGCATTTGaaaggtttttgtagcaaaatgaggggagctggaggaaaagatgaGCTGttaatggcgtatttcagtcagagtctgagtggatcagcgctagaatg gtggagagagcaggtagcaagggttgaccctccaatgaaagaaagtgaaatggtggattattttttgCATGCCTTAGAACCAGcttattacggtcatctggtatcaaCTATAGGCAAgtcattcaatgaagtggtaaagatgagcAATATGGTAaaagaagggctcaagacaaacaaaatcatgagttattcgacTATTAAGgtaaccacccaggccattcaaagtggaacagggggagtaattggaaagaagaagaaagaggatgtagcaatgattgattcaggagcttggttcagACCCAGGGGTTCACCTCACCACTATCATCAGTCTcgtccccaccaccaaacctacccctATACCCCGTATAATCCACCTCAACACTACTACGCAccaccagacccccatttttctgtccaccatgcccaaacatatagccaacctccggcccatgcacaatggcgtgcgctagtcccacaaaatacatacccaactccacaaaatgcctatctatcCCTAAGAGCCTACGGGaaccctcctggatcaggtttccggcccaaccaagaatttaagaatgagaggttgcaaaaAAAGAAAGCCTTCACTCCATTAGGAGAAtcttataccagtttgttccacaggttgagacaattgggtatgctgagtccgatcgagccaaaattgccaaaccctccccagaggaatcttgatcactctatGAGTTGCGAATATTATTTTGGTGCTCTAGGGCACGACAtagagaagtgctggcaattgaaaacagctattcaagagctcatcgatactaatcggattgaggtccaagctccggaggtgcccaatatcaaccagaacccgttgccggcctATCCCGAGACAAATATGATCAagatagtgcataggggaggggatcccaagaaggcttcacagaccgtcatgatgattcggtccagtgaagtcaggctggttgaaaagccaacaagtgagaaatcagtgatcAGGTTGACCGGGGCAAACAGTGAACAATCTGCAGTAATCAAGAAGGGGACCCCAAGTGATGTGgcagtaaaacaagaaagagcaaaagtggttgtgccaggagtggcgaacaagcctatTTTAATTATGGAGGGTGCCCACACAGACcatgtcattatcaagccg atcctgaatgaggcccacgttcctgacaaaatctcagtaaaccacttggaaaagatagatAACAAGATATTtaaggtaaacagagtcactttttctgatcaTGAGTTGctcgtggagggtactgagcacaatagagccctttatctTACGGTGAAATACAatgattccgtggttactcgggtattggttgactatggttctagtgcgaacatctgccctctctccactctgaataAGTTGAatgtggatgatgaaagaattcacaaaaacagtatctgcattcggggattcaacgatggagggaaagattcagttagggacatagtgcttgagcttacaataggaccagttgaatttaccatggagttccaggtgctcgatgttgCTGTTTATTACAATCTgatgttaggtcgaccctggattcatgctgccaaagagGTCCTgtccactctgcatcaaatg gggccatgggtttatccggtttttgacacggtatcggtagagaaaattccagaagggaagtgtgtTCCAACTCTGAAGGTAGTtgttgcatcagtcatggtagccgttgaaatgttgaaaaatggttttgtacccggcaaaggtttgggtgcatctctgcaaggtatcgtacaaccagTGTCCCTCcttaaaaacttggatacatttggtttggggttcaagcccacagttgcagacataaaaagagccagaaagttgaaacagagggcatgggtcctcccaaagcccatccaacGTCTCTACAGATCATTTTTCAGGCCCagcaccaagaaacgcccagcaacagcagttcccagttctgtggttgCTCCTGATAAGGAGTTTCTTGAAAAGTTCGAGAAATTATTGGACGAtatgaacatggtggaagctggagagggttctagcaagtag